The genomic interval CCCGGGTGGCAAACCCAACATTCCTGCTGGGAAGTTGGACATGTTAACCCCGTtggctcctcctgctcctccgttGCAGCTGCTGCTGCGATCCGATAGGCTAAGCATGTCCTGGTGGGCATGGCCCTGTTTGGCCATGTGATCGGCAGCTGTATAGCTGGACAGGAAGTTGTTGTTGCCGTGGTGATGATGTGTTTCCTGCCCTTGTAAGGCGTGTCCATGTCCTACCAGCTGCTTGCCTTCGGAACCCTGGCTGCTGGCCACGCCCCCGGTCCGGTGTGGGTGGGGCTGCATGTGGGCCGCCGACTGAGTGGGGTGTGCTGTGGATGAGGCTGGGGGTGTGGCCTGATGGACAGGAGGTTTCCGCCCCCACAGCATCGCGGCCGCATTAACGTTCATGTTCATGTTGACATTGTCGTGGCAACCCCACGGCGTCACACCCGCCACGCCCACCCCCAGCCGGCCGCCGGGGAACATGGGAGCCGTGATTCGGGCGAGTTTCGCCGACTGAGGGAAGTTCATACCGGTCACCGCGTTCATGTTCACGTTGGTCTTCGCGTAGAAGTTGGCGAAGGAGCGGTAGCGCTCCATTTCCGCGGTGTAGTCCAACACGGGATTCAGACCGCAGCCGTCCATGGTGACCACGCCGCCCTGACCGCCGTGGGGGTGACCGTGTGCAGCCGACGACTGACCACCGTGGCCCTGGTGACCGTTCTCCACAACGCCGGACCTGGTTAGACCGGACATGACCACCAGACAGGGAAAACAGTCAGGGGTCTGTGGTCGCCTGCGGTCAGTCTCTGGTCCGGTCGATGTGGGGTCAGTCTGTGGTCTGTCTTTGGTGTGGTCGTTTTCCGCCCTGgcctggagaggaggagacacgTGGTGGTCACTCTGTGGTCATGACCACACGCATGTGGAACACAGTCAAAGACACTCTGATCTCTTGGTGGTCATGTTGACTTTAGGGGAGTGTTTCTGGCTTCGTGTTGGGGTGGTGTTGAGGTTAACCATTCATGGTGTCAACAGCAGACCTCTGTGGAGAAACACACCAAGAAATGTCTTTggctttttttgttgaaaaaaatacGTTGTTAATGAAATGTCATTACAATTATAATCATtatcagtattattattattatgtatttctCTCCTGGGGAGGCCCAGCTGTCTGAGCCACTGCCTCCACCGCAATGCATCATGGGTTcagaaattattaataatttatgCATAAAAACACAtcccaataattttttttcaacaacTGGAATGTaattaacaaaacaacagaaaaataaaaaacagaaaaaacctATCTAAATATCTTACCTCTTTCCTCTAtatctcctctatctctcctaTTTAACTCATCATCCTCTCTCTCAATAACCTTTATCCTATTTAATAACTCATCATCCTCTCTCTAtatctcctctatctctcctaTATAATAACTCAtcatcctctctctatctcctctatctctcctaTTTAATAACTCATCATCCTCtatctcctctatctctcctaTTTAATAACTCATCATCCTCTATCTCTATAACCTTTATCCTATTTAATAACTCATCATCCTCtatctcctctatctctcctaTTTAATAACTCATCATCCTCtatctcctctatctctcctaTATAATAACtcatcatcctctctctctatctctcctatTTAATAACtcatcatcctctctctcctccccaaaACAGaactcactctctttctctcatgaAGTGTCTAGTttcagtacccccccccccccacacacacacacacatacacacacacccacacacacccacatacaaacacacatccctacCATCTATCATCTCTAATGGACAGATCTGAATGTTAAAGGAATGTTCTTTTCAACACTCAAACCATATTCCCTGCGCCAAGCCCAGCATTTGTGTATAtagtatgcttgtgtgtgtgtgtgtgtatatatacatacacatacagagcgagggagagagagagtaaatgAGAAATACGTGCTGGGCCTCATTGTATCAATAACCTATTAATCGTGTTTCAAACCCCAACAAGTCAGTGTTCATGCATCCTcctaaattacattaaaataaaaatagtaataGCACCAATCCATAAATAAATCCATATCacgttgtgcgtgtgtgtgtgtgtgtgcgtgtgtgtgtgtgtgtgtgtatgtgtgtgtggcccGCTGCCCCCCAGGCTACAGCTAATtaccctctgtctgtctgtctggtcagaCGGCGGGCTGCGCGAGCGGCGGAAGGTCACCGGCCGTGGAAATTGAACCTCCCCCAAGAGCCaacccccgtctccctccctctctctctccctccctctctctcgttctgGTACAGCACCGTAAAGACAACAGGCAGCATGCAGCTAGAGAAGCAGCGAGAGAAAGAAGATGGACGCTGTTTTACCTACTCACCGGCTCCCGGAGGGGAGAGGAGGCGGGTTGCGCGAGCACCCACCGTGgagcatgtctgtctctgtctgtctggcgggTAGCgacggggagaggagagggagggggcgcCAATATGCCTCCACTCGGTAAACGTTACCCGCGGGGTTAAAAACCAAACGACGGAATCGGGATGAAGTCTCGAGCAGACTACGGCGCCATGGCGACCTGTGGGCTGACGGGAAGTAAAAGTGGTAGAAAAAAGAACAGGAGGAAAAAGGGGGAATAATATTAATGAATAATGGcggaaggaaggagggagggcaGACTGATAAGGCGCGCCGTGCCTGCCTTGCGTTCTCGAAGACGAGCCGTGAGTGACGGGAGGGGAGAATGAAGGGAGGGGGGCACGCGACGGTGACGGTATTAACGGGGGTCGGGCTCCTCCCGGGGCGCTCGCGGTGGGAGGGGGGTGAGTAGGGGATAGAGGTGTTATTGTGTGGGCGAGGAGTGTGTTCGTTTCAGCTCGTTCAACTCGGCTCGCGCCCTCCCATGTCTCTCGCTGCGTGCGGCTGATTGGCGCGTGCGTCGGGAGGTGAGAAAAGGAAGAACCCCCGCCGATCATTGGATTAGAATCACCAGACacgagagagatggagggagggaggggatagAACGGAAAAATGAAACATAGGTAGATGGAGGGCGAGAGCGGCAGAGATGGTGAAAGGTAAATAAGAGAGAAAACAGCCAGAGACGCGGTCTTAACCTTGAAGAGAAGTGACCAGGAATATAAAGTATgaagcgcgcgcgtgtgtgtgtgtgtgtgtgtgtgtgtgtgtgtgtgtgtgtgctacagAGAGACGGAGACCTTCAACATGTTGCATTGCCCTCTCGTTAACTGGTCAAGTTCATGTCCACGGCCACACCTGCCAGTGTGATAAAATGGACAACACTGCCTCCGTGTGGTGGAAAGTTGCCATTGCAGCCTGTCAATCCATAACAACGGATAGACAACTGCTCCTTCATGCCGTGTCCACCAAAGATGGTGGCTATTTCATAAGTTGAACGGTTCATAAGGGACCTTGTTCCCTACTGATTACTGCCGTCCGATGATGGGGTCCACCAGATTAAGACAACCCATTGTCTCGTTTTGATCAAAGCATTAAGCATTCCACCCCAATCAGAAAACTCATCCTCTTCCATCTTTGACATAAACGTCTAGGGAAAGCTTCTCACTGTGCAGCCGTCTATCCCCTAAAGATCAGCCTAAATTGTTAGTAAATATTATGCTACACAAAGTAATTCTCAGCACATCTAATTACTCAATTTATTACACATCTCATTACACATGTTATTATTATCATGTTAATACACattcatacaaataaaaaaaa from Esox lucius isolate fEsoLuc1 chromosome 24, fEsoLuc1.pri, whole genome shotgun sequence carries:
- the LOC105006238 gene encoding uncharacterized protein LOC105006238 — encoded protein: MSGLTRSGVVENGHQGHGGQSSAAHGHPHGGQGGVVTMDGCGLNPVLDYTAEMERYRSFANFYAKTNVNMNAVTGMNFPQSAKLARITAPMFPGGRLGVGVAGVTPWGCHDNVNMNMNVNAAAMLWGRKPPVHQATPPASSTAHPTQSAAHMQPHPHRTGGVASSQGSEGKQLVGHGHALQGQETHHHHGNNNFLSSYTAADHMAKQGHAHQDMLSLSDRSSSCNGGAGGANGVNMSNFPAGMLGLPPGVIVMAMGSHNNIPDSSHFQMATNHNQLLTDCHHTNQSNSSPCPSTSPGMNSGARVRGRSLQEEEEALWGVCSLSTAD